Genomic window (Akkermansiaceae bacterium):
AGTCGCTCGCCGGTGGGGAGCAGGTTGGCGGTACGTCCCTCGCCGCGGCTCTCGACCACCTCCCCCGACCCCACCCGCCACGGGCCGTAGCGCCGGATCAGGACGAACCGTGATGTCTGGTCGACCTTATGTATCCTGCCGGCGAGGCGGATGTTACGATTCCACTCGACAGGTTTGGGTTTCTTTTTGAACAATCCACACCCGGGCAGGAGTAGGATGGCCGACAAGGAGCATACGAAGAGCTTCATCATGTCACCATTGAGCCAGAATCCCGTCGCCAAAGCAAACTTTTCAATCCTGGATTCCTGTGCAACACGGTGGACAATCTACAATTCGACGTTATGCTTCGCACCCTCCACCGACCGGACCTGATCTGGTCTGCCGCCGATTTATTCTCAATTTATTCCAAAACAGCCATCATGCCGCAAACTGACGTAAAAGCCGCCGTTCTCCTCCTCAATCTAGGATCACCCGATAGCACCAGCGTTGAGGATGTCCGCCGCTATCTTGATGAGTTTCTCAGCGACGAGCGTGTGCTCGATATGGCGGCGTGGAAGCGGAAGCTGATCCTGAAGCTCTTCATCCTGCCAAAGAGGCCTGCGGAGTCCGCTGAAGCCTACAAGGAAGTGTGGACGGATGAGGGCTCCCCCTTGATTGTAACCAGCAAGGAGCAGCAAAAGCTGGTATCGGATCAAGTCGATATCCCCGTCTTCCTGGGCATGCGCTACGGCAGCCCGTCCACGGGTGATGTGATCCGTGAGATTGTGTCGGCCGGAGTCACCGATCTTTTCATCATGCCGCTCTATCCGCACTATGCGATGTCGAGTTATGAGACGGCGGTGGTCAAGGCGATGGAGGAAATCAACAGCCAGAGTCCGGGGATGCGGACCAATCTACTGCAACCGTTTTATAAGGATGACGATTACATCCAGGCCCTGGTTGATAGCGCCATGCCACATCTGGAGGAAGACGACGACCTGCTGCTTTTCAGCTACCATGGCATCCCTGAGAAACACGTGCGGAAAACAGATCCGTCACACGCACATTGCCTGGTGAGGGACGACTGCTGTGTCACGCCGAACCCGTGCCATGCGACCTGTTACAAACACCAGTGCCTGGCCACCACGGAGGCGTTCCTGGAAAAATCCGGTATCCCCAGGGAGAAAACGGCGATCTCATTCCAGTCGCGCCTCCTTCGTGACCCGTGGCTCGGGCCATACACCGATTTTGAGCTGAAACGCTTTGGCAAGGAAGGTGTCAAAAAAATCAAGGTGATGTGTCCGGCCTTTGTTTCCGATTGCCTGGAAACCCTCGAGGAAATCGGTATGCGCGGCGTGGAGGAATTCACCGGAGCGGGTGGTGAGTCGCTGACCCTGGTCCCCTGCATGAACGCACACCCTAGCTGGATTCAATTCCTCAAGGGGCGAATCCAGCAATGGCAGACATCACTGTCCACAGATCACTGATCACCGCCCACTGGCTTTGAACTACCTCGCCCACCTTTTATTAGCAGACGATACTGATGCCTCGCGCATCGGAAACCTGTTAGGTGATTTCACCC
Coding sequences:
- the hemH gene encoding ferrochelatase: MPQTDVKAAVLLLNLGSPDSTSVEDVRRYLDEFLSDERVLDMAAWKRKLILKLFILPKRPAESAEAYKEVWTDEGSPLIVTSKEQQKLVSDQVDIPVFLGMRYGSPSTGDVIREIVSAGVTDLFIMPLYPHYAMSSYETAVVKAMEEINSQSPGMRTNLLQPFYKDDDYIQALVDSAMPHLEEDDDLLLFSYHGIPEKHVRKTDPSHAHCLVRDDCCVTPNPCHATCYKHQCLATTEAFLEKSGIPREKTAISFQSRLLRDPWLGPYTDFELKRFGKEGVKKIKVMCPAFVSDCLETLEEIGMRGVEEFTGAGGESLTLVPCMNAHPSWIQFLKGRIQQWQTSLSTDH